From one Paenibacillus sp. FSL K6-1330 genomic stretch:
- a CDS encoding thioredoxin family protein, which translates to MTKKVLFLITSVAIVLLISSYILKTIKGDEPLYNNIDLSELQQKIENNEDFIIYIYGNSCRACQNFKPIINRVITTQKINLLALNVDEEKNRNINFLKENSISKTPTLLNYKKGGIHKKMEGIISEKEFEDFLN; encoded by the coding sequence ATGACAAAGAAGGTACTGTTTCTTATAACTTCCGTAGCTATAGTTTTATTAATCTCTTCTTACATTCTGAAAACCATAAAAGGAGATGAGCCCTTATACAATAATATAGATCTATCTGAACTCCAACAGAAAATCGAAAATAATGAAGATTTCATAATTTATATCTATGGGAATTCTTGCAGAGCATGTCAAAATTTCAAACCTATTATCAATCGCGTTATTACAACTCAGAAAATAAATCTTTTAGCTTTAAATGTTGATGAAGAGAAAAATAGAAATATAAATTTTTTAAAGGAAAATTCAATCTCCAAAACGCCAACTCTTCTTAATTATAAAAAAGGGGGAATCCACAAAAAAATGGAAGGTATAATTTCCGAGAAAGAATTTGAAGATTTCCTGAACTAA
- a CDS encoding glycosyltransferase, with protein sequence MTIDELLYLFNNKKELTLKDNFIGKIIKELAYINCNINYEFIDEINREFSHQQYYKNTEPKISACILTLNESRTIDRCINSIKEDVDEIIVVDSGSTDNTLKIINERFTNAIVIKEQWNDDFSLLRNKAVEYTTNDWIFFIDADEYIDDQSKGKIKKIVNFLQPLDCQPYYISPYIKDHNGDQYTNTKRIFNKKFKLYYRGRVHEELFHDNYEFITDIGINVIMHHDGYKKEVMKNKDKILRNLQLIELMLKEEPLNIKWKFYFAKNLLNQSSESSKIKAEKILTTIIDSSRVEDPYFLKSFILLCQVYISKSDLSKLKESIHYIKSNKVPVPQFDLAYLEMVFTLMAFQSKLSYMSTAIEPMIAEINNSYISSNNNHIKNVISIIGFFTGDFDKYFKYLPDTDNLYEFNSRILLDKLNDSLRKNHK encoded by the coding sequence ATGACAATTGACGAATTATTATATCTTTTTAACAATAAAAAAGAGCTAACTCTAAAAGATAATTTCATCGGCAAAATCATTAAAGAGTTAGCTTATATTAATTGTAATATTAATTATGAATTTATTGATGAAATAAATAGGGAATTCTCACATCAGCAATATTATAAAAATACTGAACCGAAAATAAGTGCTTGTATTTTAACTTTAAATGAATCACGAACTATAGATCGATGCATTAATAGTATCAAGGAAGATGTTGATGAAATCATAGTTGTTGACTCAGGGTCAACTGATAACACTCTAAAAATAATTAATGAAAGATTCACCAATGCTATTGTAATAAAAGAGCAATGGAATGATGACTTTTCTTTACTAAGAAATAAAGCTGTTGAATATACAACAAACGATTGGATTTTCTTCATAGATGCAGATGAATATATAGATGATCAAAGTAAAGGGAAAATTAAAAAAATAGTTAATTTCTTACAACCCTTAGATTGTCAACCTTATTATATCAGTCCATACATCAAAGATCATAATGGCGATCAGTATACTAATACAAAAAGAATATTTAATAAAAAATTTAAATTGTATTATCGAGGAAGAGTCCATGAAGAACTTTTTCATGATAATTACGAATTTATAACGGATATTGGAATTAATGTGATAATGCATCATGATGGATATAAAAAAGAAGTGATGAAAAATAAAGATAAGATCCTTAGAAATCTTCAGCTCATTGAACTAATGCTAAAAGAAGAACCATTAAATATAAAATGGAAGTTCTATTTCGCTAAAAATCTATTAAATCAATCATCAGAAAGCAGCAAAATTAAAGCAGAAAAAATTCTAACTACTATAATAGATTCATCGAGAGTAGAAGATCCTTATTTCTTAAAATCGTTTATTTTGCTATGTCAAGTCTATATAAGCAAATCCGATTTATCTAAACTAAAAGAATCTATTCATTATATTAAATCAAATAAAGTACCTGTTCCTCAATTTGATCTTGCATATTTGGAAATGGTATTTACACTAATGGCATTTCAGTCAAAACTATCCTATATGTCAACGGCAATTGAACCTATGATCGCTGAAATAAACAATAGTTACATAAGTTCAAATAATAATCATATCAAAAATGTTATTTCGATAATTGGATTTTTCACAGGTGATTTCGATAAATATTTTAAATATCTCCCTGATACGGATAACTTATATGAGTTCAATTCTCGAATACTATTAGATAAATTAAATGACTCTTTAAGAAAAAATCATAAGTAG